The region CGGTTCAGCTATCGGAAGCCTTTGGGGCGCACCGGCAATCGAAGGAGTTCCTGCTGGTTCAGGATCTTATAGAGTATATGAAGGACAATCTGCAATTCAATATCGGGCTGTCTGATATCGCCTCCCATGTGAACATGGGAGTATCCTCGGTGAGCACCATCTTCAAGGAAGAGACCGGAACTACGGTATATGACTATCTGACCAATCTACGAATCGATAGAGCCTGTGAGCTGCTGCAGGACAGCAGTCTGAGAATTGCCGAAATTGCCCAGCGGGTGGGTTATCAGAATGAGAACAGCTTCATCCGGGTCTTCCGCAAGATTAAATCGACCACACCCGGCAAGTTCAGGGAGAGCAGCAAATCTTCCAAGGAGTATGCAGATCGGCCAAAACCGCACCATTCCGGCGTTTCTGAGGATTCGGAATAGGATTATACGATTGAAGAAACACCCCCGATTACGATAAAGTTCTATTTGAGAAAACTTTCACATCCTCCAAGGCAGGGTGCGGATACTCAAAGTAAACGGGGGTGAGGGGATGGGCGCAAGGCCAGGCATAGGCATTAAGCATCTGCGGGCTGCCCGATTACTTCTATATTAGAGAAGAGGGATGGATTTGAAACGATCAACTCAAATAGGGCTATGGACAGCAGCTGCAGCAGCTTTGGTCCTGTTGATTCTTAGAATCGGTAATCCTGCAGATGGCGGCTCGGGCCAGGAGACTGCCGGCACCGGTTATCCCGGACGGCCCATCACACTGCTTGTGCCATATGCCGCAGGAGGAGGAACGGACGCCACCGCGCGAGCGCTCGCCACCGCGGCAGAGAAGGTGCTGGGCCAGCCGGTAATTGTGGTTAACCGCACCGGCGGCGGGGGCTCCGTAGGACTGATGGAAGGCGCGAATGCGAAGGGAGACGGCTATACCGTTACTTTTTTGCCGGCCGAGCTGACGATTCTTCCGCATCTGGGGTTATTGCCGATTACCTATGAGAGATTCAAACCGATCGCTCAAACGAATTTTGATCCTTCCGCCATCACCGTAAGACAGGACGCGCCATGGCAGGACGTTAATGAATTTCTCGACTTTGCGAAAGCGCATCCAGAGGAACTGAAAATGGGAAACGCAGGCACGGGGAGCATTTGGCACTTGGCCGCCGTAACCCTGGAACGGGAGACCGGTGTGAAGTTCGCGCATATTCCCTTTGAAGGTGCAGGGCCGGCCGTCTCCGCCTTAATGGACGGATTCGTGGATGCGGTACCGGTCAGTCCCGCCGAGGTGAAGAAGTATGTGGATGAAGGCAAGCTGCGGATGCTGGCAGTCAATGCCGATAAGCGCTCAGAGGCGCTGCCGGATGTGCCAACCCTGGAAGAGCAGACCGGCATACACGTGAACTTCACGGGAACATGGAGAGGACTGGCTGTGCCGAAGGATACGCCGGATGCGATTGCGGAGGTATTAGCCGGGGCATTTATCAAAGGGACTGAAGACAGGGAATTCCGCGAATATATGAACTCGAACGGGCTGGGGCTGCTGGTGAAGGACGGCAAAGCCTTTGCGAAGCAGCTCAAGGAGAGCGATGATCTGTTCGCCGCCATGATTCCCGAGCTTGGACTAAGCCGCAAGTAGATAATACACACTCATCATGAGTAAGAAGGGTATGGTAATCATATGAAAATCAAAAAGACACTGGATCGGATCCCCGGCGGAATGATGCTAATTCCCCTATTTCTGGGAGCGATCATTCACACTGCTTTTCCGGATGCGGGCGAATATTTCGGAGGGTTCACCAAAGGTCTGATGACGGGCACCGTGCCGATTCTGGCCGTGTGGTTCTTCTGTATGGGAGCCGCAATTGATGTCAGAGCTACCGGAACCGTACTGCGCAAATCGGGTACGCTGGTATTGACCAAGATTGCCGTAGCCTGGGTTGTTGCCATGATCGCCATCCAGTTCCTGCCCGAGGGCGGGGTGCAGACGGGCTTCTTCGCCGGACTGTCGGTCCTCGCTATCATCTCCGCTATGGATATGACCAACGGCGGCTTGTACGCCTCTATTATGCAGCAGTATGGGACCAAGGAAGAATCCGGTGCCTTCGTGCTGATGTCACTCGAATCCGGGCCGCTCGTAACCATGCTTATTCTGGGCAGCACCGGTGTGGCCGTGTTTGAACCGCATCTCTTCATCGGCGCTGTCCTGCCGTTCCTCGTCGGGTTCATTCTGGGTAACCTGGATCATGATCTGCGCGCTTACTTCGGCAAAGCTACCCAGACGCTCATTCCCTTCTTCGGCTTCGCCCTGGGCAGCTCGATCGACCTTG is a window of Paenibacillus sp. FSL H3-0469 DNA encoding:
- the kdgT gene encoding 2-keto-3-deoxygluconate transporter, yielding MKIKKTLDRIPGGMMLIPLFLGAIIHTAFPDAGEYFGGFTKGLMTGTVPILAVWFFCMGAAIDVRATGTVLRKSGTLVLTKIAVAWVVAMIAIQFLPEGGVQTGFFAGLSVLAIISAMDMTNGGLYASIMQQYGTKEESGAFVLMSLESGPLVTMLILGSTGVAVFEPHLFIGAVLPFLVGFILGNLDHDLRAYFGKATQTLIPFFGFALGSSIDLGVIVDTGLLGILLGVVVIIITGIPLILADKFIGRGNGTAGLAASSTAGAAVANPMLVANMKPEFLPAAQSATALVAASVIVTSILVPIITAYYSDYMKKKNPPAAEGPIGAKTQKAAG
- a CDS encoding tripartite tricarboxylate transporter substrate binding protein translates to MDLKRSTQIGLWTAAAAALVLLILRIGNPADGGSGQETAGTGYPGRPITLLVPYAAGGGTDATARALATAAEKVLGQPVIVVNRTGGGGSVGLMEGANAKGDGYTVTFLPAELTILPHLGLLPITYERFKPIAQTNFDPSAITVRQDAPWQDVNEFLDFAKAHPEELKMGNAGTGSIWHLAAVTLERETGVKFAHIPFEGAGPAVSALMDGFVDAVPVSPAEVKKYVDEGKLRMLAVNADKRSEALPDVPTLEEQTGIHVNFTGTWRGLAVPKDTPDAIAEVLAGAFIKGTEDREFREYMNSNGLGLLVKDGKAFAKQLKESDDLFAAMIPELGLSRK